The Calothrix sp. PCC 7507 DNA segment TAACGATTATATCTGGGGGGTAAAGCACTGTTTCGGTGCGGGCTGGGAGACCGGTACCAAATCGAGACAAACTCAGAATACCCAGAGCACACGTTGCCAGTGAGACAGTGGGGGATAAGCTTCATTGTCAAGAGGGAAACAGCCCAGACCACCAGCTAAGGTCCCCAAATCATCGCTAAGTGATAAAGGAGGTGAGAGTGCACAGACAACTAGGAGGTTTGCCTAGAAGCAGCCACCCTTGAAAGAGTGCGTAATAGCTCACTAGTCAAGCGCTCTCGCGCCGAAAATGAACGGGGCTAAGCGATGTACCGAAGCTGTGGGATTTGTCTATCGATAAATCGGTAGGGGAGCGTTCCGTCGTAGGTAGAAGCAGTAGCGGCGAGCAGCTGTGGACGAAACGGAAGTGAGAATGTCGGCTTGAGTAGCGCAAATGTATGTGAGAATCATACACCCCGAAACCCTAAGGGTTCCTCCGCCAGGTTCGTCCTCGGAGGGTTAGTCGGGTCCTAAGGCGAGGTCGAAAGGCGTAGTCGATGGATACAGGGTGAATAATCCCTGACTATTATGTTGGAGCATGTAATGGGACGCATGAAAGATAGCCATACCCTGATTGGTTTGGGAGGAGTTTACGAACTCCGAGTGGCGAAGGATAGTGCCAAGAAAAGCAGTACATGTGGTGAAGGCATAGTACCCGTACCCGAAACCGACACAGGTAGGGAGGTTGAGAATACCAAGGGGCGCGAGATAACTCTCTCTAAGGAACTCGGCAAAATGGCCCCGTAACTTCGGAAGAAGGGGTGCCCACCTCAGACGTGGGTCGCAGTGAAGAGATCCAGGCGACTGTTTACCAAAAACACAGGTCTCCGCAAACTCGTAAGAGGACGTATGGGGGCTGACGCCTGCCCAGTGCCGGAAGGTTAAGGAAGTTGGTCAGGAGCAATCTAAAGCTAGCGACCGAAGCCCCGGTGAACGGCGGCCGTAACTATAACGGTCCTAAGGTAGCGAAATTCCTTGTCGGGTAAGTTCCGACCCGCACGAAAGGCGTAACGATCTGGATGGTGTCTCAGAGAGAGACTCGGCGAAATAGGAATGTCTGTGAAGATACGGACTGCCTGCACCTGGACAGAAAGACCCTATGAAGCTTTACTGTAGCCTGGAATTGTGTTCGGGCTTCGCTTGCGCAGGATAGGTGGGAAGCGAAGAAGTTGTCCTTGTGGGGATAATGGAGCTAACGGTGAGATACCACTCTGGCGAAGCTAGAATTCTAACCTCAAACCGTAAGCCGGTTTAGGAACAGTTTCAGGTGGGCAGTTTGACTGGGGCGGTCGCCTCCTAAAAGGTAACGGAGGCGCGCAAAGGTTCCCTCAGCACGCTTGGAAACCGTGCGACGAGTGTAAAGGCATAAAGGGAGCTTGACTGCAAGACTGACAAGTCGAGCAGGTACGAAAGTAGGCCTTAGTGATCCGACGGCGCAGAGTGGAATGGCCGTCGCTCAACGGATAAAAGTTACTCTAGGGATAACAGGCTGATCTCCCCCAAGAGTCCACATCGACGGGGAGGTTTGGCACCTCGATGTCGGCTCATCGCAACCTGGGGCGGAAGTACGTCCCAAGGGTTGGGCTGTTCGCCCATTAAAGCGGTACGTGAGCTGGGTTCAGAACGTCGTGAGACAGTTCGGTCCATATCCGGTGCAGGCGTAAGAGCATTGAGAGGAGCCTTCCTTAGTACGAGAGGACCGGGAAGGACGCACCGCTGGTGTACCAGTTATCGTACCAACGGTAAACGCTGGGTAGCCAAGTGCGGAGCGGATAACCGCTGAAAGCATCTAAGTGGGAAGCCCACCTCAAGATGAGTGCTCTCACTACGTGAGTAGGTAAGGTCACGGGCAGAACACCCGTTCTTAGGCGGTAGGTGGAAGTGCAGTAATGTATGTAGCCGAGCCGTGCTAACAGACCGAGGGCTTGACCTCTTACCACATTTGATTGATATTTTCGCGTTGCTTGCAGTCTTCAGGGTTTTGTATCATACAGCCCAACCAGTTTTCCTGGTGTCTATGGCGCGGTGGAACCACGCTGATCCCTTCCCGAACTCAGAGGTGAAACGCTGCTGCGGCCACGATAGTTAGAGGGTAGCCTCTCGCCAAAATAGCTCGATGCCAGGTTTAATTTTACAAAAGCCCTCTCTATTTGCATAGAGAGGGCTTTTGTTTATAGCATTTCTCGACAAGCGTGAGGTACATCGGTAAGGGTATGGCAGCGCCATGCCCCTACACAGCGTGATATATTTTTGTACTTCATTTGAATGGGAAGCGCTATATCTATCATGTATTTAGTTTTGGGATTTATTACTATGACTCATTAGCTGAATTTAAAAGCTTAACGGGTGACAACATGGCTAAACCGCTTGTTTCATAAGGGATAGAGCCTGAAAGCCACGTTGAAAAAATAGGCGTTTGTGAGGCTTGAGAGCCATTAACAAGAGAGCTAAATCAGCCCATAATTCCATACCATATATCCATAGTTGTCCGTAAAGAGCAAAGCTAAAATCGCTGTGGCGAGGGGTCTGGTCATTGTGTTCTTTAATACGTCCGGCATAAGTTTCTATGCCTAGATTTTGCATCTGTTGACCATGCATTGTAGCTAAACTATAAGCAATTACAATCAATAATACTAAAGCTAAAAAACGAGTTTCATTCACTTTGGTATCTTCTAGGTTATAACCACCCGTCTTACAATCTTTGAAGAATTGCTCAATCCCCCATCGGCAGCGATAGAGGCATAAAGTTTGTTGAAGAGTTGGTAAATTCGTCAAGATGTACCAAGGCTGTTTTGAGCCATTATTGCGATATTTCCTTTTCCAATAAACAGCGATGTTAAATAAACCCAATTCATCCGCTTTACCACATTTAACGCCCACATAAAACTTTGACATTCCTGGCTGAAAACCTTGGTCTTTAAGTACCTGATATTCAAGTCCTGGTTGTGACTGGAAGTGAAGGTCTTTCTTCTGACGTAAAGCAAAGTAGATTCCTTGATCATCAAGCCATTTAGCGAGTTTAGGACTATGAAATTCTCTGTCTGCCAACACCACAACTCGACATTTTTTCAACAGCTTCATCGCCGTATTTATCAATCGTTTTTGCGTTTGTAAATTACTGTTTCCCACATGATTTAATGTTTCCCAATATAGTGGTAAGGCATGAGTACCCCATACCAATGTCACCATAAATACATTCCGCCCTTTCCACTGAGTTCTATCCAGTGCCACCATCCAATAACCATATTTTTGATGCTTTTTCTTATCGAAATAACGTCGCTGTTCTCGATTTAATTTATGTCCTGTTCTCTGTTGTCTGATCCAATATTTGATCAGGGGAAACCACAATAATTTCACGCAGAGATTACCTACCACTAAAAATCTTTGTAGATTGCGTTTTCGACTTTCATATGTAATTGCTTGCGGAAATAAGCTGGCCAATGTTGACAGCTTTACTTGTCGATGAGCTTGTATCAGTAACAACAATAACTCCAGTGTCAGATACTGCTGTTCACTCAAGTGCTTGCGGAAGATAGTTTGATATGATTGTGGTAACATTTTATTTTTTTGTGGGGGTTTACTTCCCCCTATTTTTTTACCACCTTATTTTCTCAAATTCTTACCACATCTCATCTTGAGCCACCTTGTCACCCGTTAAGATTTAAAAGTTGCTCTATAGATACTTTGATTTCTGGAAACGCTAACGGGGAAATAATCCCTTCAAGGATAATCTGCTGAATAAAATATTGACCATTTTGCGGTTGGCGAAATATAGTCACTTGTTTGCTAGATAAATCTATCACCCAATACTCTTGTATCAGAGCAGTGGCGTAGATTTTTGTTTTGAGTTCTAAATCTTTTTTTTGGCTGGTTTTAGCAACTTCTATGAGCCAAAAGATATCTTCTGGTTCAGGATGACGGTTATTATATACAGAATCTAGTGGTCTAACAATAGCGATATCTGGTTCAGGTTCTGAATTTTGTAGGGTTATCGGGCCATTAAACCGGACATCTGCTTTCCCTGCTAATAAATTCTCTAAGTATTTCGCGCCTCGCTTTGCGGTGTTGTAATGTATTGGGGTTTCTGGTGTCATTTCTACAATTTCCCCGGCGAGTAACTCCACATGGCGATCGCTTAAGATTCCGGCTGCTATCATGCGGTGATAGTCGTCCACTGTCCATTTTGCTAGGGTCTTCATCCCAGAGTTGTTGATTGTTTGTGTAGATTTGGTTTGATTTTATCTTTATTTGGCTGTGGGGCAAATCTCACACGGTAAACTGAACTTACTAGTACAAGAAGGCCGAAGTATGAAGTATGAAATGAAGAAGTATATACTGTTTATATCTGAGTCATAATTTTTAACCTCCATTGTTGTTGGTTCATAGTCACCAACTGAGGCTATCTCTTTACCCATCAAGCTATTGACGGTACTTGATTTACCAACTCCTGTACGACCTACTAAAAGAAACACAAATTTTTTTCCAATTTGTGCCTGCAATTTATCTTGGAGATTTTTAATAAAATCCCTTGCTTTTCCTTCGTCATCAATTTTAAGCATTCGCAGTTTATCTTATTAAATTTTAAAATTTATTTGGTAGCTAATAATCTATGAAGCTACTAATATTTATTTTTACATAATTAATGATTTATGCCTCTGTGTTTTCACTGAGGCTTGATTGATTGTAAAGTGCGATCGCCTACTCTTCCAAAACTTCCACCAATTCTTCTAAAGTCACTTCAAACGCACGGGCTATTTTAAATACAGCAGATAGGTCAACGGTGTTGAGACTACCACGCTGGACATAACTTCTAACAGTGTTGTAGTTAACTCCTGAGTAGTTAGCAACATCTTTTAGTGTCCAGCCTCTCTCTTCAGCTAGCTCTCGAATCTTTAACCTAACGTAGCCCATCCTAAATAGTTGACATTGATGCGTATGCATCAGATAATCTTTTTGTACATATTGACGCGTATGCAACAAAAGTTGTTTACGCATACCAAAAGCGATCGCCCTGTGAGCCTGGAAACTTGAGAGCGATCGCTATTCCTAACACATCCCACAAAGTGGGAAGGATTGTTCTATGATATCAATGTCTCAGCCAAAATCAAATACCCATCCTTGGTGTGTGATTCGGCAACTACCGAATATGCAAAGAATAGTAGTTGCTAGGTTTCGTTGGCGACAAGATGCAGATGGTTATTTACAGATTTTGCGACAATTAATGCCGAATGTCAGTCATATGATTGTGTTTGACTCTCTGGTTCAGGCTCAATTGCATACTTCGGCTTCGCTCAGTAACCACATGGATTAAAAAACCGCAGAGAAGCGATCGCTATAATTGGTTTGATGACTTTTAGGCGATCGCTCAATAAATACTCAAGTAGTAAAAATTTGTCTTTCAGTAACTAACTTGATGCGCTGGTATAAAACCGCAAAGCAAAGCTCCAAAACCAAGTAGAAACAAAAAACAGGGCTAATGCCAACACTGCTGTACCTATAAACCAAGTGGCGTGGCCTTGTCCTAGCATCGCTTCTGCTGGGATAGTAGTTAAAAACGCCACTGGTACTACGTAGGTAAAGAAAAAGCGGTAAGCTGTGGGATATGCGGTTATTGGATATCGCCCAGCTTCTAGCAAACCGCGTAACACTTCAGTAGTGTTGTATACTTTTACGAACCAGATGCTGGTTGCTCCCAGTATAAACCACAGGCTGTAAAGAATCACCAAGCCAAAAAATAACGGTACTGCACTAACCAAGTAGTTGCTGATTTTTAAGCCGAGTTTTGTACCTGCATAGCCAATAATCGCAATACCAAAAACTAAATCTGGGAGTCCCCAAGGGGAAATGGTATGAGTGGAAAGCCAAAACTGACTGTGAATCGGCTTGAGTAGGACAAAGTCCAAAGTACCGCGCTGCACATGGCTGACAATGCGATTGAGGTTGGGAGCCAGAAAAGTGGCAGAAAAACCTTGCAGTAGGGTAAAAATTCCCAAGACAACTAAAGCTGCATCCCATGACCAGCTACCAAAGGTGTAGCCGTGACGATAAAACAAGAATAGTCCGAAGAGACTGCCTGCGAGATTGCCCAAGCTGCTGAGGGTAGCTAAGATAAAGTTGACGCGATACTCCATCTCAGACGCTATAGCAGCACTCCAAAATAGCTTAAGTACTTTTAAGTATCTTTGCATCTTCGTATTTTATATATAAATAATATATTTACGTAAACTTAATCTTATTGTTTATTCTGAAAATTTGCTCAACGCTAAGATGTTGTGAGCGTGTTCTTTATGATTTGAGATTCTATGCATTTTGATTTACCACAACTGATTAAATCACTGGGCTATTTTGGGATATGGGGAATTGTCTTTGCTGAATCGGGTTTGCTGATTGGATTTTTTCTACCTGGAGATAGTTTACTGTTTACTGCAGGATTTATAGCGTCTGTGCCGAAATCAGAACTGAATATTTGGGTGCTAATATTTGGTGCTTTTGTTTGTGCAGTCCTTGGTGATAATGTAGGCTATGCAACAGGTCACAGATTTGGCCGCAAATTTTTTCAGAAAGAAGATTCATGGTTGTTTCATAAAAAACACTTGGTGAAAACCCAAGATTTTTATGAAAAGCATGGGAAGAAGACAATAGTTTTAGCACGGTTCACACCAATTATTCGGACTTTTGCGCCAATTGTAGCTGGTATTGGTGCTATGCATTATCGGACGTTTATGTCTTACAACTTAATTGGTGGCTTTTTGTGGACTTTTGGAATTACTTTGTTAGGGTTTTTCTTAGGAAAGTCTCTGCCTCCAGAACAGGTGGATAAGTATTTGTTACCGATTATTGGACTAATTATACTTATTTCTCTAGTGCCGTCAATTATTCATATAATTCAGGACAAGAGAGCCAAGAAATCATGAAATTGTTGGCAAGATGTCACCTAAGTTTGATTGTGCGATCGCCTATTCCTGATATTCTGGAAAATTGCCACCATCAATAACTAGCCTTCCTTCCTTGTATGCCTGTCGCAGGGCTACGGCTTCTGATACGATTTGTTGGGCGCTTAAACCCTCTGAGTCCATCATCTTTTGCAGAGTTACACCTGTACGTTCATCCTCTTCATGAATGGCGGGTATTTGGCAATACCTACCGCCATTCTTTGTCCGTCGCCAAATACTTGGTTTTTTGGGTTTTGGTTCTTGAGAAGTGCGTTTTTCTTTGACTAGAGAGCGTACAGCTTCTTGGGTAATGTAGCTCAAGTCTAAAAGAGCGTCTATTACTGGCTGATATTTTTTACTGTTATTTGCTAGCTGATATACGGTTAAAGGTTCAATTTGTGCTAAATCCTGGGGCGAAAACTGACTAAATACCGCCGCAATCTTCAGATATCTTTTTTCCTCACCCCGCCAACCTTGATCAATAAGTAGCTTTTTGTAATGCTTGAGTGAAAGCTGCTGTTTTTGTTCAGCCAACCAAAAAGCATGATGCAAAATTGTCTTGGTGACATCAGCAAGGGAAAACAAGGAGAATTTTTCGACATCAACGCTTTTAAGAACATTGACTTTATCGTCGATATATGCATCAAATTCCGACTTGGCAATTGCTTGAGAGTCAACTTGGGCTGCAATTACACTCTGCATTTGTGTCATCATGATGTTAGATTCCTCAAAACTCCCTGGTACGCACAACAAATCCACCGCCTTTAGGAGTTAATCCAACGGGTTTTCTCAAAGGCGATTGCACTTAAGTTAGTGGACGTTGAGAGATAAATTCATTCTATAGAACAATTGTACTACTTTTCGTCTAAGAAGAAACCCTAAACATACTCAAATTATGGGTTAAGTGATGAAAGCTTTATACAAGAGGGGGAAATGGGGCATTGGTGTCAACTTAGAGCCAGGGCGAATAGAATTCGCGGCTATACAAACAAAGTCCGCCTGCGCGGACTAAGGTAAAATCAAGGGTTTTGCCTGTGTACCGACAGTTTTTAACCGCCTTTTTAACCTTAAGTTGACACCAATCGGGCATTGGACATTGACTCTTGACTAACCACGAAGAATATAGCGGCTTTGAGCTAGTTCTGTGGGTTCTCTTTGCGTAATTGTTCAGAAACTCCACAAAAGCTGATAGCGTCAAACAAAGGAAGATATGATTGTGGACGTTACAGCTTGAAAACGCGCTCTAATTACTGGCAACTACTACCTTATATTCGACCCCAGTGGCAAAACATCATTAGGGGATTTGTTGGCATTTTGGGATATGTGCTGGCTACATTAATGCTGATCAATGTCGCGGGTAAATTGGCAGTTCCTTTTGGACAAGGTAATGTAGTGGCGATCGCCCAACTGGTCGGGATCTGTGCCTTAATATTTCTTGTACGGGGCTTTTTTCAGTCTATCCAAGACATATATATGGCAAAAGCTGCTTTAAGAGCGGCTTTTCATCTCCGTCAGCAAGTTTATGCTCATCTGCAAAAACTGAATCTCAGTTATTTTGAAACTGCACAAGCCGGTGATTTATCTTACCGTCTCACGGAAGATATTGACCGCATCGGGGAAGTGATCAACAAACTCTTTCATGATTTTGTTCCCTGTGTGTTGCAGTTGTTGGCAATTCCTATCTACATGATTTATTTGAATTGGCAACTGACTCTGGCTGTAGTAATTGTTGCACCGCTGATGGCTATTTTAGTGGGCTGGTTTGGTGAACGGTTGCAAAAGTATGCTCGGCGTAGTCAAAATCGCGTGTCGGGTTTATCAGCTATACTTACCGAAGTTTTCAGCGGTATCCGTTTGGTACAGGCTTTTACTGCGGAAAACTATGAACTTGGGAGATTTAGCCATGAAGCAGAACGCAGTCTACAAGCTAAATATTCAGCGGAACGGTTAAAAGCTATTCAGATTCCCATAGTGGGATTTTTAGAAGCTTTGAGCGCTTTATCTTTATTAATTGTGGGAGCGTGGCAAATTTCCCGGAGTAACTTAACTGTGGGAGAGTTTGTCAGCTACTTGGCTGCAGCGGGATTGTTAATTGACCCCATTGGTCATACGACGAATAACTACAACGAATTTAAACAAGGTGAAGCTTCCGTTGACCGGGTTTTTGAATTAATAGCAATTCAACCGGCGGTGGTGGAAAAACCAAATGCGATCGCATTGACTCCTGTTCAAGGCAAAGTCGAATATCGTCATGTGTCGTTTGCCTATAAACCTGGTGAACCTGTATTAACAGATATTAGTTTATTGGCAATGCCAGGGGAAGCGATCGCACTGGTGGGCGCTTCTGGCGCAGGTAAAACGACATTTGTCAACCTCCTTCCCCGCTTTTATGATCCAGTAGCTGGTCAAATTTTGATTGATGGCGTTGATATTCGGGATGTGACGCTGCATAGTTTGCGGCGTCAAATTGGCATTGTTCCCCAAGAAACCATCATGTTTTCTGGAACGATTGCTCAAAATATTGCCTTTGGACAAGAATTTTTTGAAATGACAGCTGTTGCAGAAGCAGCGAGAATTGCTAACGCCCATCAGTTTATCACCCAACTACCAGAGGGCTATAACACTTGGGTGGGTGAGCGCGGGGTGAATTTATCGGGTGGACAACGCCAAAGAATAGCGATCGCTCGTGCTGTTCTCCTCAACCCGCGAATTTTGATCCTGGATGAGGCGACATCAGCCTTAGATTCCGAGTCAGAAGCACTAGTACAGCAAGCCTTGGAAAGACTAATGCAAGGACGAACCGTGTTTATTATTGCTCATCGGTTATCTACAGTCAGAAAGTGCGATCGCATTTTAGTGCTAGAAAAAGGACAAATTATGGAATCAGGAACTCACGCAGAATTGTTAGCCCTAGAGCGTCGCTATGCACGGTTTTATACTCAGCAGTTTAGTTAACAACTTTGATCGAACAAAATTTATCCCATCCACCAACTACGCCATTATTACACGTAGGGGCGAACGGTTGTTCGCCCAAAATCGAAAAACGACCCTTGTAGGTGGCTTGCCTATTGCTTATTGCCTATTCCCTTTCATTCAGAGTTTTGGGATTGCTGGCTGACTTCTCTTATTTGCTTTTGCTGTTCTTGGAGCCAGGTTTCAAAAAGTTCATTTAACAAACGCACTTTCATTGCTTCATCCAATTGTGCAGGAATAGATTTCTCCAGTTGCACAATCACAAACCATTCAGCGATGCGAGTCGGTGGTACAACTTGATGCGGTTGAGTGCTAGAAAGCATTTGCGCCATTGCTGGGTGGAGTGCATTTAATTCAATCGGGCCAACCAAACCCCCAGTTTGAGCTTCTGGCCCGAGTGAGTATTGACGCGCCAAATCTGCAAAAGACTGTTCTTTGGCTTGAATGCGGAAATAAAGTTCTTGAGCAATCCCTGCATCTTGAGTCCGCAGAAGAGAATAAATCACTTTGTCTAGTTTTCCCTTGTGCTGAAAGAAATGGGATTCTAGCTTGTTACCCCAGGTGGCTTGCTTGAATTTTTCAATTTTCAGCTTACGAACAGTGACAGCATCTAATTGATGAGTACTGAGACCATGATGTGCCATCCATGCGCTGACATCAGCTTCGCTGGTAAACTGTTTTTCAGCGTAAAACTGCTGTTTAGCTTGGACTACTTCTTCCGGGGTACACTCAATTGTAGCGATCGCCTCGTCGATAATCAATTCCCGCAGTAACTGTGGCAGCATTTGGTAACTTGCCAGCAAGGGAATCAGTTCAGTAGATTTAATTGTACGGTTGCCGATTTGGATCTCTTCAGTCATTAGCTATTAGACATATAAGAAAAAATCTATTGTTAGATTTTATACTTTTTGATTGTATATGCTAAACCAGCATCCCGCCAAGAACCAATGCCAGAGGTGAAGAAAGGAAATAGGCAATAGAGAATCACAGGGAATAGGCATTTCAGTACGTATTGCTGATTAGTTGCCTTCTTGCCTTTTGTCTCTTACCGTGTGTAGGAACAAAATCTTCTTAGCCACTTCTTCCGAAACCGGGATCACCGATAACCGATTTCCTGTTTTCACAACCATTAACTCTTCTGGACTAAATTCTTCTTTGAGTTTGAATAGCCAAATGGGATTGGCAAAAACCTCCACAAATTCTACAACAACTGTTTGCCATCGAGGTGATTCGGGAGTTGATTTAGGGTCGTAGTATTTACTTGTGGGTTCAAACTGGCTGGGATCAGCAATACCTATTTTCACCACACGCATCAATCCAGCAATACCAGGAGGATTACTATTGGAGTGATAAAAAAAAGCTAAATCACCCAACTGCATTTGAACTAGAAAATTGCGAGCTTGATAATTGCGAACGCCATCCCAGATAGTTTCACCATCGCGTTGCAAGTCAAAGATGCTATAGACCTCTGGTTCTGATTTCATCAACCAATAATTCATTTGTTATTTGTCATTTGTTATTTCTCCCCCTACTCCCCGCCCCCATTCTCCCATTTCCCATTCGCTTCTTTCTACTGTTCCAAATTCCAATTTAGCGCCGTAGCTATCTGACCAGCCAATTCTAGCGGATTAAACGGTTTAGCGATCGCTGTAGCCATTCCCATTTGAGCATAGCGACGGCGGTCTGAAGCCTGGATTTTAGCGGTTAATAAAATCACCGGAATTGCTTGCGTGGCTGGGTTTGCTTGCAGTTGCTCAAAGGTAGTGATACCGTCCATATCTGGCATCATCACATCCAACAGGATTGCATCTGGTTGCCCAATCTCGGCTTTAGCTATACCCTCAATACCAGAGTTTGCCGTCACCACTTCCCAGCCAGCGACGGTTTCCAAGCAAATCTTGGCAACTTCTTGAATATACTGCTCATTATCAACCACTAAAATGCGCTTTTTTGTCATGATTACCACCTTCTTCGGAGAATGGGAAATTGGCAACTCGGTAACTGTTCTCTATTCCCTTTTTAAAATGAGTAATTTTTTGGAGTAATTCCATCACGCGTTGTTCAAATTCTTTGGTTGTCACAAGCCCTTTGGTCAAAAATTCTGTATGTCCTAACTTGAGTCGATTACGTTCCGACTCTTCTAAATCCCTAGCCGAGTAAACAACTACGGGTATACTACAAAGTTGATTGTGTTGTTGTAGCCAATCTACCACTACAAAAGCATCACTTTCTGGCATAACTAAGTCGAGAATTAATAAGTCAGGTTTGACTTCTTGACTAAGGCGAATGGCTTCCCGTCCGCTTTTGGCGAGGAAGGTTTCAATATCATGTCTGGCAAATAGAGCCATCAGTAAATCAGCTACATCATTATCATCCTCGACAATCAAAATGCGGACTCGCTTTGAGGACTTAGCTACGACTTGCCTAAGTGACTGCAATAGGTAACTTTGTTTGACTGGTTTACTTACCCAATCAGCAAAGTCTGCATTAGTTTGGCTATTGATAGTTGGTTTGTAAACACTACAAATCACAATGGGAATATTTTTCGTATTAGCTCGTTCTTTCAAGACTGCCATTGTCTCCCAACCATTCATCCCAGGCATCATTAAATCTAGTAAAATAACGTTTGGCTGTTGAGCAGCTGCTAAGGCGATCGCTGCTTGACCACTAGTTACCGTTACTACTCGATATCCTCCTTGTTCCAGTAGTGTTTGCATCTCCGCACTGATTACTGGATCATCGTCGCAGACTAGGACTAGGGGAGCGAGATGATGGCTGAGTGCTGAATCTTGAGTGCCCAGTTGTAAGTGTTCTGTGATTGAGTCTTCTAATTCAGATATCTGAAAAGGCTCTAAAATGGGCAGGGTGAAGTAAAAAGTGCTACCTTCGCCCAAAATACTCTCAACCCAGATATGTCCACCATGTTGCTGCACTATACTCTGGCAAATTGCCAAGCCTAAACCTGTACCATCATGGTTGCGAGCATCGGAGGAATCGACCTGTTGAAAGCGTTCAAAGATGCTATCAAGTTTGTCAGATGGGATGCCACGTCCTGTGTCTTTGACTGCTAATAAAACTTCATTCCCTTGTTTTTGAGTCGTTAGCCAAATTGTAGATTCAGCAGCCGAGAATTTAATGGCGTTACTCAGCAGATTAGTCAAAGTTTGGACAATTCGGTCTTGATCTGCCCATAGCTGCATAGATAAGCTGGCAATGGATATTTGCACTCCAGCTTTGTCTGCTAGCGGCTGTATGACATTCACCGCTGACTTAATCAAATCAGCCAGATTGCAGGTTTCTCGTGCCATTTTCACCCTGCCCGACTCAATCCGCTCAATGTCTAGGATGTCGTTGATCAGACGGACTAGGCGATCGCTGCTATCAGTGGCAATTTGTAGTAGGCGTTTTCCTGGCTCTGAGTCTGCGTTGAGTAAACCGCTGGCTAGCATTCCTAGTGAGCCGTGAATCGAAGTTAGGGGTGTGCGGAGTTCATGACTGACGACAGAAACAAACTCATCTTTCATCCGCTCAATTTGTTTACGCTCAGTTACATCACGTAGAATTACCGTATAAAAAATTTCATTCCCCATATTTAACTTCGATATAGAAGCCTCTGCTGGAAATTCTGTGCCATCCTGACGACACCCGAATATTTCCCGTCGTTCTCCCATCCGCCTAGCTAGACTGGGAGATTGACCAAAATCAGTGACATGATGACGGTGAGACTGGGCAAAGCGTGGTGGTAACAGTAAGTCCAGGCGCTGGCCAATTACTTCCTCGGCAGAGTAGCCAAAAATCTTTTCTGCTCCTTGGTTAAACAAGGTGATGCATTGATGACTATCAATGGAAATAATCGCATCATCGGCAATATCTAAAATCCGGGCAAATTTGGCTTGAGAAATCCGCAGTTCTTCTTGAATTCGCTGAC contains these protein-coding regions:
- a CDS encoding response regulator, which produces MTKKRILVVDNEQYIQEVAKICLETVAGWEVVTANSGIEGIAKAEIGQPDAILLDVMMPDMDGITTFEQLQANPATQAIPVILLTAKIQASDRRRYAQMGMATAIAKPFNPLELAGQIATALNWNLEQ
- a CDS encoding peptidylprolyl isomerase, with protein sequence MTEEIQIGNRTIKSTELIPLLASYQMLPQLLRELIIDEAIATIECTPEEVVQAKQQFYAEKQFTSEADVSAWMAHHGLSTHQLDAVTVRKLKIEKFKQATWGNKLESHFFQHKGKLDKVIYSLLRTQDAGIAQELYFRIQAKEQSFADLARQYSLGPEAQTGGLVGPIELNALHPAMAQMLSSTQPHQVVPPTRIAEWFVIVQLEKSIPAQLDEAMKVRLLNELFETWLQEQQKQIREVSQQSQNSE
- a CDS encoding EVE domain-containing protein — protein: MNYWLMKSEPEVYSIFDLQRDGETIWDGVRNYQARNFLVQMQLGDLAFFYHSNSNPPGIAGLMRVVKIGIADPSQFEPTSKYYDPKSTPESPRWQTVVVEFVEVFANPIWLFKLKEEFSPEELMVVKTGNRLSVIPVSEEVAKKILFLHTVRDKRQEGN